In Nostoc sp. UHCC 0926, a single genomic region encodes these proteins:
- a CDS encoding Fur family transcriptional regulator: MRAIRTRSQERIFNLLKTIKKGISAQDIYVELRNTNQSMGLATVYRSLEALKLEGMVQVRNLANGEALYSLAQQDKHHLTCLQCGVSIPINQCPVHDLEDQLESSHKFKVFYHTLEFFGLCSQCQVNQAPAIGQ; encoded by the coding sequence ATGAGAGCCATACGCACCCGCAGTCAAGAGCGTATTTTCAACCTACTGAAAACCATCAAAAAAGGCATTTCTGCCCAGGATATTTACGTAGAACTACGTAACACAAATCAGAGTATGGGTTTAGCGACAGTTTACCGCTCCCTAGAAGCCTTAAAACTCGAAGGCATGGTACAAGTGCGGAATTTGGCTAACGGTGAAGCCCTCTACAGCCTAGCGCAGCAAGACAAACACCACCTTACTTGCTTGCAATGCGGTGTCTCAATTCCGATTAATCAATGCCCCGTTCATGACCTAGAAGACCAGTTAGAATCCAGCCATAAGTTTAAAGTTTTTTACCACACCCTAGAGTTTTTTGGGTTGTGCAGTCAATGCCAGGTAAATCAAGCTCCTGCGATTGGTCAATAG
- the purS gene encoding phosphoribosylformylglycinamidine synthase subunit PurS → MQTKYLAKIFVTLRPSVLDPAGVAVQSGLKQLGYENVDQVRIGKYIELTITSTDEKKARQDLDRICDQMLANPVIENYRFDLIEVETQTGVF, encoded by the coding sequence GTGCAAACCAAGTATTTAGCCAAAATTTTCGTGACGCTTCGTCCTTCAGTATTAGACCCCGCTGGTGTGGCTGTACAATCCGGTCTTAAGCAACTGGGATACGAGAACGTTGACCAGGTGCGGATTGGCAAGTACATTGAACTCACCATCACCTCGACTGATGAAAAGAAAGCCCGTCAAGACCTTGATCGCATTTGTGACCAAATGCTAGCAAATCCCGTAATTGAAAATTACCGCTTTGATTTGATTGAGGTCGAAACACAGACTGGGGTATTTTAG
- a CDS encoding peptidase domain-containing ABC transporter produces the protein MTYIKNAFPEFLTTLEGFDQLPDAAIANLSEQLQAWRYRIGQKIIGKESLPENITIIYEGQVRLLGYDPHTQMPITLKLLQPGEIIGEIGLLRDIACETAIASTEVVCLTLSAAAYFSFIALYPAFAEARKNRSYLAEVFDILSSYWKQQAIATLNLKELAENALPHAKIHYLPTGKTSFNQLDNESVWFVSGGGTVTNLSPGDRLESSDDRDKIQVIGQNPARLLGIHPSDLMLEDSHQIVLAVSDTKSDSQDELDIPYASDEIVPQTAPDTSNSSSKLKYPFFSGKGELNTAFACFQMIAKHLEMPFRREVVRRILTEQVKRQGTISFQVTAYLAELIGLKAQLIELPIASVTRIPTPALIRYDDSFAVLYAADANTMVVGVPSQGIVRCKPAQLVEQLDVDPTNFPPQVRVLLLSATKETPQERFSLRWFLPYLSRYRRVLIEVFVASFFVQLAALANPLVVQLIIDKVITQNSIGTLHILGVLLLVVGLFEAVLTTLRTYLFVDTTNRIDMGLGSEIIDHLLRLPLRYFERRPVGELSTRINELENIRQFLTGTALTVGLDALFSVVYIGVMLIYSWQLTLVGLSTIPVFIIVILIASPSISRQLRAKAERNAETQSYLVEVMSGIQTVKAQNIELRSRFSWQERYARFVAAGFKTVVTSTLANSTSNFLNKLSSLLVLWVGAYLVLQQQLTLGELIAFRIISGYVTSPILRLAQLWQSFQETALSLERLSDIVDTPQEGETDRYNIPLPTIKGAVKYENVSFRFGTSGPLQLSNVNLEFAPGKFVGIVGQSGSGKSTMMKLLLRLYETESGRILIDGYDIAKVELYSLRRQIGVVPQETLLFDGSVQENIALTNPDATTEEIIQAAQVACAHEFVMNLPNGYNTRVGERGSALSGGQRQRIAIARSVLQRPKLLVLDEATSALDYPTERQICLNLAKAFKGDTVFFITHRLNTVSNADMIVVMDNSRVIEQGSHHELMATKGHYYYLYQQQDVNL, from the coding sequence ATGACTTATATTAAGAACGCTTTTCCCGAATTTCTCACTACCCTAGAAGGGTTTGACCAATTACCAGATGCGGCGATCGCTAATCTATCAGAACAGCTGCAAGCCTGGCGCTATCGCATCGGTCAGAAAATTATCGGTAAAGAAAGTCTCCCGGAAAACATCACCATAATTTATGAGGGACAAGTGCGCCTGTTGGGATATGATCCCCACACGCAAATGCCAATCACCCTAAAATTACTGCAACCGGGGGAAATTATCGGCGAAATTGGTTTGTTGCGCGATATCGCCTGTGAGACAGCGATCGCTTCCACCGAAGTAGTATGTTTAACCTTGAGTGCAGCGGCATATTTTAGTTTTATCGCTTTATACCCAGCTTTTGCCGAAGCTCGCAAGAACCGCAGTTATTTGGCGGAAGTTTTCGATATTCTCAGCTCATATTGGAAACAGCAAGCGATCGCGACTTTAAATCTCAAAGAACTGGCAGAAAACGCCTTACCACATGCGAAAATTCATTACCTCCCTACAGGGAAAACTTCATTCAACCAACTGGATAACGAAAGCGTCTGGTTTGTGAGTGGTGGTGGTACAGTAACGAATTTATCACCTGGCGATCGCTTAGAATCATCCGATGACAGAGACAAGATCCAGGTCATAGGTCAAAACCCCGCCCGGTTGCTTGGTATACATCCGTCAGATTTGATGTTGGAAGATAGTCATCAGATAGTACTTGCGGTAAGTGACACCAAATCAGATAGCCAAGACGAACTAGATATTCCCTACGCGTCGGACGAAATAGTTCCACAGACAGCCCCCGATACCTCAAATAGTTCGTCAAAACTTAAATACCCGTTTTTTAGTGGTAAGGGAGAATTAAATACAGCCTTCGCCTGCTTCCAAATGATCGCGAAGCATTTAGAAATGCCGTTTCGTCGAGAAGTGGTTCGCCGCATCTTAACTGAGCAAGTCAAACGTCAGGGTACTATATCGTTTCAAGTTACTGCTTACCTAGCTGAGTTAATAGGACTTAAGGCACAGTTGATAGAGCTACCAATCGCTTCAGTGACGCGCATTCCTACACCGGCATTGATTCGCTATGATGATAGTTTTGCCGTTTTATATGCAGCGGATGCAAATACTATGGTTGTGGGTGTCCCATCCCAAGGAATTGTCCGCTGCAAACCCGCTCAATTGGTTGAACAATTAGATGTTGATCCAACCAACTTTCCGCCCCAAGTTAGGGTATTACTGCTCAGTGCTACCAAAGAAACACCCCAAGAGCGCTTTAGTTTACGGTGGTTTCTGCCCTATTTGTCACGCTACCGTCGAGTCCTTATAGAGGTCTTTGTCGCTTCCTTTTTCGTGCAGTTGGCAGCGTTGGCAAATCCGCTGGTCGTCCAGTTAATTATCGACAAAGTTATCACTCAAAATAGTATTGGGACTCTACATATCTTAGGTGTTTTGCTATTAGTAGTCGGGCTATTTGAAGCAGTGCTGACTACCTTACGAACTTACTTATTTGTCGATACCACTAATCGGATCGATATGGGTTTAGGGTCGGAAATCATCGACCACTTACTACGTCTACCGCTGCGCTACTTTGAACGCCGACCGGTGGGTGAACTTTCCACTCGGATCAACGAATTAGAAAATATCCGTCAATTCTTGACTGGTACTGCCTTAACAGTGGGGTTAGATGCTCTGTTTTCGGTGGTCTATATCGGTGTGATGCTGATTTACAGTTGGCAACTTACCTTGGTAGGCTTAAGCACGATTCCAGTGTTTATCATTGTGATCTTAATCGCTTCTCCCAGCATTAGCAGACAGTTACGTGCCAAAGCCGAACGCAACGCCGAAACTCAATCTTATTTAGTAGAGGTGATGTCAGGCATTCAAACAGTAAAAGCGCAAAATATCGAATTGCGATCGCGCTTTTCTTGGCAAGAGCGTTACGCTCGGTTTGTCGCTGCTGGTTTTAAAACCGTTGTGACTTCCACCCTCGCTAACTCCACCAGCAACTTTCTCAACAAACTCAGCAGCTTACTAGTTTTGTGGGTAGGAGCTTATCTAGTACTGCAACAACAATTAACTTTAGGCGAATTAATTGCCTTTAGAATTATATCTGGTTACGTCACCAGCCCAATATTGCGCTTGGCTCAACTCTGGCAAAGCTTCCAAGAAACTGCATTATCTTTAGAACGTTTAAGCGATATTGTCGATACACCACAAGAAGGAGAAACAGACCGCTACAATATACCCTTGCCTACGATTAAGGGGGCAGTGAAATACGAAAACGTTTCCTTCCGCTTTGGCACAAGTGGCCCTTTACAACTTTCTAATGTCAACCTCGAATTTGCACCAGGCAAATTTGTCGGCATTGTCGGACAAAGTGGCTCTGGTAAAAGTACGATGATGAAGTTACTGCTCAGACTTTACGAAACCGAGTCCGGCAGAATTTTGATTGATGGTTATGATATTGCCAAAGTAGAACTTTATTCACTGCGACGACAAATTGGTGTAGTTCCCCAAGAGACATTATTATTTGACGGCAGTGTTCAGGAAAATATTGCCCTAACCAATCCCGATGCGACAACCGAAGAAATTATCCAAGCGGCTCAGGTGGCGTGCGCCCACGAGTTTGTGATGAACTTGCCCAACGGTTACAATACGCGGGTGGGAGAACGGGGTTCTGCACTTTCAGGTGGACAACGACAAAGAATTGCGATCGCCCGCTCTGTTCTACAACGACCAAAATTATTAGTTTTAGATGAAGCAACTAGCGCATTAGATTATCCCACAGAACGGCAAATATGTCTCAATTTAGCTAAAGCATTCAAGGGTGATACAGTATTTTTTATTACCCACCGACTGAATACCGTGAGTAATGCAGATATGATCGTCGTGATGGATAATAGCAGGGTTATAGAACAAGGCAGCCATCACGAATTAATGGCTACTAAAGGTCATTATTATTATCTATATCAGCAACAAGATGTGAACTTGTAA
- a CDS encoding HlyD family efflux transporter periplasmic adaptor subunit has product MTQLNGNHLNGNQKNGNQKNGVKQDSRVLTKQQKAAQEPLINSNTREFEQSVVLRQSPIWSRTIMVTLMGLACFAIAWAYFAKIEQVVPATGQLKPQGTVKDVQAPVSGVVKTVYVKDGQEVKPGDPLLTFDSIASVAELNSFYKIRLALIKENQIYRRLLGASTAAGSELLYLRGNLPQETAFLLKSRAALVGENELLRTQLKNSGQDYALGIDEQQRLRVAKRELDSRSAAAELEVEKTKKQLSQNKFKLEDSKASLAIQQHVLDKLKILAEEGGISQLQYLNQQQEVQNRTAEVAQLGEEQKRLQFDIEKGRQELSNTVALSDKSILDKIAENKQHIAEIDSQFMKVVLDNEQHLADVNSKISQAQLNVKYEELRAPVAGTVFDLQAKNPGFVATPTTKLLQIVPNENYIAEVFITNKDIGFVRKGMKVDVRIDSFPYSEFGDIKGEVIGIGSDALPPDQTHQFYRFPAKLSLDKQSLVIKGKNVTLQSGMSISANIKVRENRTVLSLFTELFTKQIDTLKEVR; this is encoded by the coding sequence ATGACTCAACTTAATGGAAATCACCTCAACGGCAATCAGAAAAACGGTAATCAGAAAAACGGAGTCAAGCAAGATTCACGGGTACTTACAAAACAACAGAAAGCTGCTCAAGAGCCATTAATTAACTCAAACACTCGGGAATTTGAGCAATCCGTTGTCTTGCGCCAATCTCCAATTTGGTCGCGCACAATCATGGTTACCCTAATGGGACTAGCCTGTTTTGCAATTGCTTGGGCTTATTTTGCAAAAATTGAGCAAGTAGTACCAGCAACAGGGCAATTAAAACCGCAAGGAACAGTCAAAGATGTTCAGGCTCCTGTTAGTGGAGTGGTGAAAACGGTTTATGTTAAAGATGGACAAGAGGTAAAGCCAGGAGATCCACTGCTGACTTTTGATTCCATCGCTTCCGTTGCTGAATTAAATTCTTTTTATAAAATTCGCCTTGCATTAATTAAAGAAAACCAGATTTATCGCCGATTGTTGGGTGCAAGTACCGCCGCGGGGTCTGAACTGTTATATTTGCGTGGTAATTTGCCACAAGAAACTGCTTTTTTGCTGAAAAGTCGGGCAGCTTTAGTAGGAGAAAATGAATTATTAAGGACTCAATTAAAAAATTCTGGTCAAGATTATGCGCTAGGTATTGATGAACAGCAACGTCTACGAGTTGCCAAAAGAGAATTAGATTCTCGGTCTGCTGCGGCGGAATTAGAAGTAGAAAAAACCAAAAAACAACTTAGTCAAAATAAATTTAAGCTGGAAGATAGTAAAGCAAGTTTAGCTATTCAACAGCACGTTTTAGATAAGCTGAAGATATTAGCAGAAGAAGGTGGCATTTCTCAACTTCAGTATCTCAATCAGCAACAAGAAGTACAAAACCGCACGGCAGAAGTAGCACAACTAGGTGAGGAACAGAAGCGCCTCCAGTTTGATATAGAAAAAGGACGACAAGAGTTAAGCAATACAGTGGCTCTTTCTGATAAAAGCATTTTGGATAAGATAGCTGAGAACAAACAGCACATTGCCGAAATTGATAGCCAATTCATGAAAGTTGTACTGGATAATGAGCAGCATTTGGCAGATGTCAATAGTAAAATCTCTCAAGCACAGTTAAATGTTAAATATGAAGAACTCCGTGCGCCTGTAGCCGGAACAGTTTTCGATTTACAAGCAAAAAACCCTGGATTTGTAGCAACTCCGACTACAAAACTGCTGCAAATAGTCCCGAATGAAAACTATATAGCTGAAGTTTTTATTACTAACAAAGATATTGGTTTTGTGCGAAAAGGCATGAAGGTAGATGTTAGAATTGACTCCTTTCCTTACAGCGAATTTGGCGATATCAAAGGGGAAGTGATTGGGATAGGGTCAGACGCATTACCGCCAGACCAAACACATCAGTTTTATAGATTTCCGGCAAAGCTCTCATTGGATAAACAATCCTTAGTAATTAAGGGTAAAAACGTCACCTTGCAATCAGGTATGTCCATCAGTGCCAATATAAAAGTCCGCGAAAACCGGACTGTGCTTAGTTTATTCACTGAGTTGTTTACCAAGCAAATTGATACTCTTAAAGAGGTACGTTAA
- the purQ gene encoding phosphoribosylformylglycinamidine synthase subunit PurQ, whose translation MKFGVVVFPGSNCDRDVAYVTRDLLLQPTRMVWHQETDIADLDVVIIPGGFSYGDYLRCGAIARFSPVMQQVVEHARKGKFVLGICNGFQVLTEAGLLPGVLTRNRDLHFICDRVPLKVERTNLLWTQAYTNGEVITLPIAHGEGRFYADQATLAEIEDHGQVVFRYEGENPNGSLNNIAGICDRQGNVLGIMPHPERASDAMLGGSDGLRLFQGLLEKITALA comes from the coding sequence ATGAAATTTGGTGTTGTTGTTTTTCCAGGTTCTAATTGCGATCGCGATGTTGCTTATGTAACCAGAGATTTGCTCTTACAACCGACTCGCATGGTTTGGCATCAAGAAACGGACATTGCTGATTTAGATGTCGTGATCATCCCTGGTGGCTTTAGTTACGGAGATTATTTGCGCTGCGGTGCGATCGCCCGGTTTTCACCTGTGATGCAGCAGGTTGTGGAACACGCCCGAAAAGGTAAGTTTGTCCTCGGTATTTGTAATGGTTTTCAGGTATTAACTGAAGCTGGACTTTTGCCAGGGGTGTTGACTAGAAATCGGGATTTGCATTTTATTTGCGATCGCGTTCCCTTGAAAGTTGAGCGGACTAATCTCTTATGGACGCAAGCTTATACCAATGGTGAAGTTATCACTTTGCCCATTGCCCACGGAGAGGGGCGATTCTACGCTGATCAAGCCACTCTCGCAGAAATTGAAGATCACGGGCAAGTTGTGTTTCGCTATGAAGGGGAGAATCCTAACGGTTCACTGAACAACATTGCCGGGATTTGCGATCGTCAGGGCAATGTGTTGGGAATAATGCCGCACCCTGAAAGGGCGTCAGACGCGATGCTAGGGGGTAGCGATGGCTTAAGGTTATTTCAGGGCTTGCTGGAGAAAATAACAGCATTAGCGTAG
- a CDS encoding Uma2 family endonuclease translates to MTLSIQPTTELSIEEFLKLPSTKPASEYFNGEISQKPMPQGEHSTLQSSLVTAINEIAKPQKIAYAFPELRCTFEGRSIVPDIAVFEWQRIPLLPNGRITNKFEIPPDWIIEILSPEQSPNRVIRKITFSIQNGAKLGWLLDSDDESIMIFEPNKLPELKEKQDILPVLSVLENWQLTVADVFSWLSFV, encoded by the coding sequence ATGACATTATCTATTCAGCCAACCACAGAATTAAGTATAGAAGAGTTCTTAAAACTACCAAGTACCAAACCAGCAAGCGAGTATTTTAATGGAGAAATTTCCCAAAAACCTATGCCACAAGGAGAACACAGTACGTTACAAAGCAGTTTAGTCACAGCTATTAATGAGATTGCTAAACCGCAAAAAATTGCTTATGCCTTTCCTGAATTACGCTGTACATTTGAAGGTCGTTCAATAGTACCAGATATTGCAGTTTTTGAATGGCAAAGAATTCCATTACTTCCTAATGGAAGAATTACAAATAAATTTGAGATTCCCCCAGATTGGATAATTGAAATTCTCTCACCAGAACAATCACCAAACCGAGTTATCCGCAAAATTACATTTTCTATTCAAAATGGAGCAAAACTAGGTTGGTTACTCGATTCTGATGATGAGTCAATCATGATTTTTGAACCCAATAAATTACCAGAATTAAAAGAAAAGCAAGATATTTTACCCGTTTTGAGTGTTTTGGAAAATTGGCAATTAACAGTTGCAGATGTATTTAGTTGGTTGAGTTTTGTTTAA
- a CDS encoding DUF427 domain-containing protein — protein MVNSQRIEPAPGQESVWDYPRPPRLENTSKHIQIIFNGVIIADTHNAKRVLETSHPPSYYIPPADIKMEYLQLAPQSSFCEWKGSAGYYTIRVGEKEVHNAAWFYPNPTPAFETMKDYVAFYAHIMDKCYVNGEEVQPQPGNFYGGWVTSDIVGPFKGAPGTWGW, from the coding sequence ATGGTTAATTCTCAACGCATCGAACCCGCTCCCGGACAAGAATCAGTTTGGGATTACCCCCGTCCTCCTCGTCTGGAGAACACAAGTAAACATATCCAAATAATCTTTAACGGAGTAATAATTGCGGATACCCACAACGCCAAACGTGTTTTAGAAACTAGTCATCCTCCTTCTTACTACATTCCCCCTGCGGATATCAAAATGGAATATTTGCAGCTGGCACCGCAGTCTAGCTTTTGCGAGTGGAAGGGAAGTGCTGGTTACTACACAATCCGGGTTGGTGAAAAAGAAGTCCATAATGCTGCCTGGTTTTACCCTAACCCTACACCAGCGTTTGAAACTATGAAGGACTATGTAGCTTTTTACGCTCATATAATGGATAAATGCTACGTGAATGGCGAAGAGGTGCAACCACAACCAGGTAACTTCTACGGCGGTTGGGTTACCAGTGATATTGTTGGGCCATTCAAAGGCGCTCCTGGTACTTGGGGATGGTGA
- a CDS encoding Gfo/Idh/MocA family protein: MTKPLRIGIIGASANRGWAKESHVPAVQKLAGLELAAVATHSQETADAAAKAFGTKSAYGNAADLIRDPDVDLVAVCVNVPDHRDLVLGALAAGKHIYCEWPLGRNITETEEIAAAAHTAGVHTAIGLQTRMNPAAHRARDLVASGAIGRLLSARVYSGTVAFGPRVATADSYLENAENGATLVTIHGGHALDLAITVLGPLDDVAALTTIQYPEIQTGDEAVRQARSSPDHLLVQARLADGGALSIEVAGGRPPEAPFRLEVVGEEGVLALHGGAPRGFQSGRLRLWLNGEPQHVDDGETGLMPDTAANVAGLYAVLRDDIALGTSTAPDFTHAVRVARLVDDVLLSARTGTRRSAADWPLQ; this comes from the coding sequence ATGACAAAACCTTTACGTATCGGAATCATCGGTGCTAGCGCTAATCGCGGCTGGGCGAAGGAGTCGCACGTCCCCGCAGTTCAAAAGCTTGCAGGATTGGAGCTCGCGGCTGTCGCCACCCACAGCCAGGAGACAGCCGACGCGGCCGCCAAAGCCTTCGGTACCAAATCAGCCTATGGCAACGCAGCAGACCTGATCCGAGATCCTGACGTTGACCTCGTGGCGGTTTGCGTCAACGTGCCCGACCATCGCGATCTGGTGTTAGGCGCTCTGGCGGCGGGCAAGCACATCTACTGCGAGTGGCCGCTAGGCCGCAACATCACCGAGACCGAGGAAATTGCGGCAGCCGCCCACACCGCAGGAGTCCACACGGCAATCGGTCTTCAGACGCGGATGAACCCCGCCGCGCATCGCGCACGCGATCTGGTCGCGTCCGGTGCGATCGGGCGTTTGCTCAGCGCGCGGGTCTACTCTGGCACTGTCGCTTTCGGGCCGAGAGTGGCGACGGCGGATTCCTATCTGGAGAACGCTGAGAACGGCGCCACCCTCGTGACTATCCACGGGGGTCATGCACTTGATCTCGCCATCACGGTGCTGGGTCCACTAGACGACGTGGCTGCGTTGACCACAATTCAGTACCCCGAAATCCAGACTGGTGACGAGGCGGTGCGGCAGGCACGATCAAGCCCCGACCACCTTCTCGTGCAGGCGCGCCTCGCCGATGGTGGGGCGCTGTCGATCGAAGTGGCTGGGGGTCGCCCCCCTGAGGCGCCGTTTCGCCTGGAAGTAGTTGGGGAAGAGGGCGTCCTCGCGCTGCACGGCGGTGCGCCAAGGGGTTTCCAGTCGGGACGGCTGCGCCTTTGGCTTAACGGCGAGCCTCAGCATGTGGACGACGGCGAGACCGGATTGATGCCGGACACAGCCGCCAACGTCGCGGGATTATACGCAGTCCTTCGCGATGACATCGCTCTGGGAACCTCGACCGCTCCCGACTTTACTCATGCAGTTCGCGTGGCGCGGCTGGTTGACGACGTGTTGTTGTCGGCACGGACAGGAACTCGGAGGTCGGCAGCGGACTGGCCATTGCAGTAG